The following DNA comes from Chryseobacterium gallinarum.
ACATTCAGCTTGGAAGGCTGACGCTCTACCAACTGAGCTACTTCCGCAATTTTGTTTCCAAAATTATTGGTAAACGCTGTGCAAAACTAAGAAAACTAATTTAATTCTGCAAGTTTTTTTTTCTAATATAAAATGTGGGGAGAGCAGGATTCGAACCTACGAAGCCGAAGCAACTGAGTTACAGTCAGTCCCATTTAGCCACTCTGGAATCTCCCCAGATATTTTATATTAATGAGCCTCCAGAGGGATTCGAACCCACGACCCCGAGATTACAAATCACGTGCTCTGGCCAACTGAGCTATGGAGGCATTTAATAGTAGGACTGAAAGTGGTTGAGAAATTCTACTCTTTACATTTCAGTGTTAAAAAAAATCACCCCTAACGTGTGATTTTTCTGAGCGGAAGACGGGGGTCGAACCCGCGACATTCAGCTTGGAAGGCTGACGCTCTACCAACTGAGCTACTTCCGCAATTTTGTTTCCAAAATTATTGGTAAACGCTGTGCAAAACTAAGAAAACTAATTTAATTCTGCAAGTTTTTCTCTAATATAAAATGTGGGGAGAGCAGGATTCGAACCTACGAAGCCGAAGCAACTGAGTTACAGTCAGTCCCATTTAGCCACTCTGGAATCTCCCCAGATATTTTATATTAATGAGCCTCCAGAGGGATTCGAACCCACGACCCCGAGATTACAAATCACGTGCTCTGGCCAACTGAGCTATGGAGGCAAATTAAAAAAGAATTCAAAAGATCACTGCTCCTTTTTTGCGAGTGCAAATATAGAACGGATTTTTTGAATTCTCAAATTTTTTATGAACTTTTTTTAAACTTTTTTCCTAAGCCATTTCTTTTTTCTTGATTAGTAGCTTTTTAGCAGTATCAACGCAAAGGTCCAAACTTTCTTCAAAACTTGTAGTGGTTTTTTTTACTACGATATCATCTCCCGGAACCGCCAAAATAATCTCAGCTGTTTTATTCGCTTTATCCGAATTATTTTCTACTTTCAAAAAGACTTTACACTCCTGAATTTTATCATAGAACGTGTCTAATTTACTTACTTTTTTGTCGATGTGTGATTCTAGTGGTTCGTGAGGAGTTAAACCAATTGATTGTACTGAAATCTTCATAATTCTTCTTTTTTTGATGCTCTGGGATGAGCCTGATTAAACACTTTTTTCAATTGTTCAATATTAGCATTCGTATAGACCTGAGTACTGGCAAGACTTGAATGCCCTAATATTTTTTTTACTTTGGAGATCTCCGCCCCATTATCCAACACGTGCGTAGCAAAACTATGACGAAGGATATGAGGACTTCTTTTTTCTTTCGTTGTTATAAGACTAAGGTACTTATTAACTACCAAATAAACAAATTTTTCATTGAGTTTTTTCCCCTTCTTATTCACAAAAAAATAGGATTGATATTCTGCCTGTGGCTTTCTGATTTCCAGATAGTTTTTCAGCAATCCGGACAGGTCGCCTGAAATAGGAATCACCCTTTCCTTATTTCCTTTCCCGGTTACTTTTAATTCATTCCCATTTGTATCAACATGCTCAAATATCAGGCCACAAAGTTCTGCCTTACGTATTCCTGTCTGATAAAGCACTTCCACGATACATTGTTCCAGTATATCATGGCCCTGCTCAAAGATATGTTCATTAAGACCCTCCATTTCTTCTTTAGACATGGGAATTTGCTTCTCTGCATAAAACTTCAGGGAAGAGATGCCTTCAGTGGGAGACACTTTGATTTCGCCTATTTTTAAAAGGAAAAGGTAAAAACTTCGGAGTGAAGATAATTTCCGGTTGATACTTCTTTTGGAAATATGGTTTTCACTGAGTTCAACAATAAAGTTTCGGATTATTTTTTTGTCTGCCTTAGTGATGTCTTCAGAAGACTCTGTACGCAGATAGAAATGGAAAAAGTCGTCAAGATCTTTTTTGTAGCTTGTGATGGTATGAGGAGAGTACCTCTTTTCAAGTGCCAAGTATTCCAAAAATTTTTCAAGCATCATCCGTTAGTATAAAAACAAAAATTCACTTCTCAAATATAAGAATTTAAGAAGTGAATTAGTATTTGGTTAAGAAAAAATCTTAAGCCTGCTCTTCTTTGCTAAGTGCTCTTTGTTTGTAAGCCGCTTTTAGTCTGGCTTGTCTTAACGTTACAGAAGGCTTAATAAACTGTTGTCTAGCTCTTAATTGACGAACCGTACCAGTTTTATCAAATTTTCTTTTATATTTTTTTAATGCTCTGTCGATGGATTCCCCATCTTTTACTGGAATTATTAACATATTTTACATCTCATTTTGGATTGCAAAAGTAGACATTTTTTCTTAAAGTACAAAATTTCAACATCTTTTCTTAAAAAACTACGTATTTTCAGGTATTCAAAGAGAGAACTTGCTCGTTCCAGGAACCCTAATTACAGTTCAAACAAATAATGGGTTTAAACTACAAATAACAGATATAATGATTATTTAAAAAAGCTATAGATAGTATTCATGCTATTTGAATAAAATATTTTATCTTTGCATTCACTTATTTATAGGGGGTTGACTGGTTTCGACAGCAAGACCAATGGGTAAGTAAGCATGCAGAGAACCGTAGCGCGATCTCTATAATCCCTTGCTACAGAATTTTAACTGGCAACGAAGAGTTCGCTCTTGCAGCTTAATAATCGAAGTATAGTAGATTCAAGCGTTTTCCTGAAGATTTAGTAAGGAAGCAAGATATTCCACAAATGCCTCGTTCTGCGGCGTTTGATCCTGGGATATAGGAATGCAGAAATAAGGTGATAGAAGCTTCGGCTATCACACGAAAATTTTAGAAGATAAGCTGGAAGTTGAGCGTCTGCTCTCTGCTTCCCGTCGAAAACCAATAGCAGAATAAGCATGTAGAAAGCTTATGTATTGCTTGTTTGGACGAGGGTTCGAATCCCTCCAACTCCACTTTTTAAACTAAAGAGAATTTGTAAATTATTAAATTTTAGATAATTACATTTTCTCTTTTTTGTTTTTGTACCCAAAGTTGTACCCAAATTTTTGAAATGTACTTTTTTGAATCTGTTTGAATTTAATTAAACCTATTTGAATTTTGAGAATACAATAGATTTACAACAACACAAATATACTACGATTTAAAATAATGTCCGTTACTTTCAAAATAATCAAACATTACACTCCGTGCTGTTGCTTCCCAATCAATCACAACCCAGTTAGGAACATTAAATGTATCATCTTCGTACAGCCACTGTACAAAATCTTCATCACTTTCGTATTCGCCGTAATAAAAATTGTTTACATACTCGTAAATGCTCTGAAAATCCATTTTTCCTAAACAATCTAAACACGCTTCATACACCTCTACGTCATGCTCTGAATCATTGATTTGTTCTAGAACATCATAAATACATTTTGATATATGGCATTCGCTCAATAATCCTAGTTTTTCCAGAATCGGACATTCATAGTCCTGAAACATGAATTCAGGGTCGGCTTCATCAGAATGAAGTTCATGCATTGCCGTAAGTAATTCATCGTAGTCTGAATAATCAGAAAGGTTCAGCCATTTCCCAAATAATGAACCATTATTGTATTTTGCATACGTTCCTACATAGATACTAACAGTATCAAGACAATTTGTTAACTTTGCCATGTTGATAAGTTTTAAGTCAGATTTAAAATTTATTGATTCGCCTAGTAGTACGCCAATACTTCTAGGCATTTTTGTTTTTATATTGAACCTTGT
Coding sequences within:
- a CDS encoding antirestriction protein ArdA, yielding MAKLTNCLDTVSIYVGTYAKYNNGSLFGKWLNLSDYSDYDELLTAMHELHSDEADPEFMFQDYECPILEKLGLLSECHISKCIYDVLEQINDSEHDVEVYEACLDCLGKMDFQSIYEYVNNFYYGEYESDEDFVQWLYEDDTFNVPNWVVIDWEATARSVMFDYFESNGHYFKS
- a CDS encoding HPF/RaiA family ribosome-associated protein → MKISVQSIGLTPHEPLESHIDKKVSKLDTFYDKIQECKVFLKVENNSDKANKTAEIILAVPGDDIVVKKTTTSFEESLDLCVDTAKKLLIKKKEMA
- the rpsU gene encoding 30S ribosomal protein S21, with the translated sequence MLIIPVKDGESIDRALKKYKRKFDKTGTVRQLRARQQFIKPSVTLRQARLKAAYKQRALSKEEQA
- a CDS encoding tyrosine-type recombinase/integrase, yielding MLEKFLEYLALEKRYSPHTITSYKKDLDDFFHFYLRTESSEDITKADKKIIRNFIVELSENHISKRSINRKLSSLRSFYLFLLKIGEIKVSPTEGISSLKFYAEKQIPMSKEEMEGLNEHIFEQGHDILEQCIVEVLYQTGIRKAELCGLIFEHVDTNGNELKVTGKGNKERVIPISGDLSGLLKNYLEIRKPQAEYQSYFFVNKKGKKLNEKFVYLVVNKYLSLITTKEKRSPHILRHSFATHVLDNGAEISKVKKILGHSSLASTQVYTNANIEQLKKVFNQAHPRASKKEEL